The proteins below come from a single Oerskovia jenensis genomic window:
- a CDS encoding proline dehydrogenase family protein, protein MSSHDSSAPAGAPRADDRPRAGASSPLTSVDVQTDTPIRALTDDAARLARSWIAAAAAASEGARERRTAERLGALVSDPAGLELAVRFVDNVARPQDVQVAAHELGLLGELAGGAKGFLGPVDTALLRLGARMAPVLPKVVVPAARIRLRQLVGHLVADAGPGLGKHLARTRTEGYALNVNLLGEAVLGEDEAQARLARTIALVERPDVDYVSVKVSSVASQLVTWDLEGSRDRVVERLLPLYRAARDHGVFLNLDMEEYRDLALTTEVFQAILGREEFRGLEAGIVLQAYLPDALGALDGITAFATERVAAGGAPVKVRLVKGANLAMEKVEAELHGWAQAPYPTKPDVDANYVRLVDHALRAPRTDAVRIGVASHNLFHVALAILVARARGVSHALDIEMLQGMAPGEARAVRDEVARDAGRVVLYTPVVAREDFDVAISYLVRRLEENAAEQNFLHAMFAPSTPELSEPAGPMTHARSDNSAESAMDRQEAAYRASVELGTRYTDADVTPRRQARDAVGHVAAGERFTNAADTDPAVAANRAWAARIVGPDSGFVPAQSPEVTGTDQVDDVVARAGRATAAWAQVAPADRARALRAVAARLEEARTDLVTAMVHEPGKTVAEADPEVSEAVDFASYYAQSAEALDQVPGARFTPHGVTLVTPPWNFPVAIPVGGIVAALAAGSAVIAKPAPATPRCLEVAVDAIHAGLADAVADAPAGSTLTADAVRDVVQLSRVPDGDLGRHLVTHEGVARVILTGAIETAQMFASWRPGLDVLAETSGKNAIVVTPSADLDLAAADVVRSAFGHAGQKCSAASLVILVGSVGDQRTETGRRFQVQLVDAVRSLAVGPVTDVSTTMGPLTEAPGDKLRRALTTLEPGEQWLVAPRRLDAAGRLWTPGLRSGVAPGSFFHLTEAFGPVLGIMTAATLDEAIELQNAVSFGLTGGIHSLDETEVDTWLDRVQVGNAYVNRVITGAIVQRQSFGGWKRSAVGPGAKAGGPNYVAELGTWSDGVAAGAAGGVPDGGPVPARETSPEAWLAWAKADDAHWWAHEFAVEHDPSGLHVESNVFRYRPIDVLTVRVGADAAAVEVERVLSAARTAGVPVVVSRADGASAASHEAFAEAVARGEVTGRVRVVGAAPGLREAAAGHVGDVTVLDHPVLASGRRELLTVLREQAISRTMHRFGHVTR, encoded by the coding sequence ATGAGCAGCCACGACTCGAGCGCCCCCGCGGGCGCTCCACGCGCGGACGACCGGCCACGAGCCGGTGCCTCCTCGCCCCTGACCAGCGTCGACGTCCAGACCGACACCCCGATCCGGGCCCTGACCGACGACGCCGCGCGCCTCGCGCGGAGCTGGATCGCGGCCGCGGCCGCGGCCTCCGAGGGGGCGCGCGAGCGCAGGACGGCCGAGCGCCTCGGCGCCCTCGTGTCCGACCCGGCGGGCCTCGAGCTCGCGGTGCGGTTCGTCGACAACGTCGCCCGCCCCCAGGACGTCCAGGTCGCCGCGCACGAGCTCGGCCTCCTGGGCGAGCTCGCGGGCGGGGCGAAGGGCTTCCTCGGCCCGGTCGACACCGCGCTGCTGCGCCTCGGCGCCCGCATGGCCCCCGTGCTGCCAAAGGTCGTCGTGCCCGCCGCACGGATCCGCCTGCGCCAGCTCGTGGGTCACCTCGTGGCCGACGCCGGCCCGGGGCTCGGCAAGCACCTCGCGCGCACGCGCACCGAGGGGTACGCGCTCAACGTCAACCTTCTCGGCGAGGCCGTGCTCGGCGAGGACGAGGCGCAGGCCCGCCTCGCCCGGACGATCGCGCTCGTCGAGCGTCCCGACGTCGACTACGTCTCGGTCAAGGTGTCCTCGGTCGCGTCCCAGCTCGTCACGTGGGACCTCGAGGGCTCGCGCGACCGCGTCGTCGAGCGCCTCCTGCCGCTGTACCGTGCCGCGCGCGACCACGGGGTGTTCCTCAACCTCGACATGGAGGAGTACCGCGACCTGGCCCTGACGACCGAGGTCTTCCAGGCGATCCTGGGGCGCGAGGAGTTCCGCGGCCTCGAGGCCGGGATCGTGCTCCAGGCGTACCTGCCCGACGCGCTCGGCGCGCTCGACGGCATCACCGCGTTCGCGACCGAGCGCGTCGCGGCGGGCGGCGCCCCCGTCAAGGTGCGCCTCGTCAAGGGTGCGAACCTCGCGATGGAGAAGGTCGAGGCCGAGCTCCACGGCTGGGCCCAGGCCCCCTACCCGACCAAGCCCGACGTCGACGCGAACTACGTGCGCCTCGTCGACCACGCGCTGCGCGCCCCCCGCACCGACGCGGTGCGGATCGGCGTCGCGAGCCACAACCTGTTCCACGTCGCGCTCGCGATCCTCGTCGCGCGGGCGCGCGGGGTCAGCCACGCGCTCGACATCGAGATGCTCCAGGGCATGGCGCCGGGCGAGGCCCGGGCGGTGCGGGACGAGGTCGCTCGGGACGCGGGCCGCGTCGTCCTCTACACGCCGGTCGTGGCCCGCGAGGACTTCGACGTCGCGATCTCCTACCTCGTGCGCCGCCTCGAGGAGAACGCGGCCGAGCAGAACTTCCTGCACGCCATGTTCGCGCCCTCCACCCCCGAGTTGTCAGAACCAGCGGGGCCCATGACTCACGCTCGTTCTGACAACTCCGCGGAGTCCGCGATGGACCGCCAGGAGGCCGCCTACCGCGCCTCGGTCGAGCTCGGCACCCGCTACACCGACGCGGACGTGACGCCGCGTCGCCAGGCGCGCGACGCCGTCGGGCACGTGGCCGCCGGGGAGCGGTTCACCAACGCCGCCGACACGGACCCGGCCGTCGCCGCGAACCGCGCCTGGGCCGCGCGGATCGTCGGACCCGACTCCGGGTTCGTCCCCGCGCAGTCGCCCGAGGTGACCGGCACGGACCAGGTGGACGACGTCGTCGCGCGCGCAGGGCGGGCCACCGCGGCCTGGGCGCAGGTCGCCCCCGCGGACCGCGCCCGCGCGCTGCGCGCCGTGGCCGCCCGGCTCGAGGAGGCCCGCACCGACCTCGTGACCGCCATGGTCCACGAGCCCGGCAAGACCGTCGCCGAGGCCGACCCCGAGGTCAGCGAGGCCGTCGACTTCGCGAGCTACTACGCGCAGTCCGCCGAGGCGCTCGACCAGGTCCCCGGCGCGAGGTTCACGCCCCACGGCGTGACCCTCGTGACCCCGCCGTGGAACTTCCCCGTCGCGATCCCCGTGGGCGGGATCGTCGCGGCGCTCGCGGCCGGCTCGGCCGTGATCGCGAAGCCGGCCCCGGCAACGCCCCGCTGCCTCGAGGTCGCGGTCGACGCGATCCACGCGGGGCTCGCGGACGCCGTGGCGGACGCTCCCGCCGGGAGCACCCTGACGGCGGACGCCGTGCGCGACGTCGTGCAGCTCTCGCGCGTGCCCGACGGCGACCTCGGCCGCCACCTCGTGACGCACGAGGGCGTGGCCCGCGTGATCCTCACCGGGGCCATCGAGACCGCGCAGATGTTCGCGTCCTGGCGGCCGGGGCTCGACGTGCTCGCCGAGACGTCGGGCAAGAACGCGATCGTCGTGACGCCGTCGGCAGACCTCGACCTCGCGGCGGCCGACGTCGTGCGCTCGGCGTTCGGCCACGCGGGCCAGAAGTGCTCGGCGGCCTCGCTCGTGATCCTCGTGGGCTCGGTGGGTGACCAGCGCACCGAGACCGGACGCCGGTTCCAGGTGCAGCTCGTCGACGCGGTGCGTTCCCTCGCGGTCGGCCCGGTCACGGACGTCTCGACGACCATGGGCCCGCTCACCGAGGCGCCCGGCGACAAGCTACGGCGCGCACTGACGACGCTCGAGCCCGGTGAGCAGTGGCTCGTCGCGCCGCGCCGCCTGGACGCGGCAGGTCGCCTCTGGACCCCGGGCCTGCGCTCGGGTGTCGCGCCGGGCTCGTTCTTCCACCTCACCGAGGCGTTCGGCCCGGTGCTCGGGATCATGACGGCCGCGACGCTCGACGAGGCGATCGAGCTGCAGAACGCGGTCTCGTTCGGTCTCACGGGCGGCATCCACAGCCTCGACGAGACCGAGGTCGACACCTGGCTCGACCGCGTCCAGGTCGGCAACGCCTACGTCAACCGCGTCATCACGGGCGCGATCGTCCAGCGCCAGTCGTTCGGCGGCTGGAAGCGCTCGGCCGTGGGCCCGGGCGCCAAGGCGGGCGGGCCCAACTACGTGGCCGAGCTGGGCACGTGGAGCGACGGCGTCGCCGCGGGCGCGGCGGGCGGGGTGCCCGACGGCGGACCCGTCCCCGCGCGCGAGACCTCGCCCGAGGCGTGGCTCGCGTGGGCGAAGGCCGACGACGCCCACTGGTGGGCGCACGAGTTCGCGGTCGAGCACGACCCCTCGGGGCTGCACGTCGAGTCGAACGTGTTCCGGTACCGCCCGATCGACGTCCTGACGGTCCGCGTCGGTGCGGATGCCGCGGCGGTCGAGGTCGAGCGCGTGCTGTCCGCGGCGCGGACGGCCGGGGTGCCGGTCGTGGTGAGCCGCGCCGACGGGGCGTCGGCTGCGAGCCACGAGGCGTTCGCCGAGGCCGTCGCACGCGGCGAGGTCACGGGGCGGGTGCGCGTCGTGGGCGCGGCGCCGGGGCTCCGCGAGGCTGCGGCGGGCCACGTGGGCGACGTGACGGTGCTGGACCACCCGGTGCTCGCGAGCGGTCGGCGCGAGCTGCTCACGGTCCTGCGCGAGCAGGCGATCAGCCGGACGATGCACCGCTTCGGCCACGTGACGCGCTAG
- a CDS encoding SdpI family protein produces MLAVWIIVAVALVVAWLTYLGATDRMTRNGLIGIRTPATQRSDAAWIAGHRAALKVVLPGAALVTALAVVASVLGPDGATDVVFFVVAGALLTEGIAAAAVAEVAARGADLGHGDERAEQWDVD; encoded by the coding sequence GTGCTCGCCGTCTGGATCATCGTCGCCGTGGCCCTCGTCGTCGCGTGGCTCACCTACCTCGGGGCGACCGACCGGATGACCCGCAACGGCCTGATCGGGATCAGGACTCCCGCGACCCAGCGCAGCGACGCGGCGTGGATCGCGGGGCACCGCGCCGCGCTCAAGGTGGTGCTCCCGGGGGCGGCGCTCGTGACCGCGCTCGCGGTCGTCGCGAGCGTCCTGGGGCCCGACGGCGCCACGGACGTCGTGTTCTTCGTCGTCGCCGGGGCGCTGCTCACCGAGGGGATCGCGGCGGCGGCCGTCGCCGAGGTCGCGGCGCGTGGTGCCGACCTCGGGCACGGGGACGAGCGCGCAGAGCAGTGGGACGTGGACTAG
- a CDS encoding carbohydrate ABC transporter permease, with protein MSSIPVVAQTAGAGAARAAARRPNRRPVRKGTGGHTRRPGWVTYTFLGLVLLISIFPLYFTLILGSSTPAEISKAALPQLLPDASLFTQFAEVIGSSAINFWKAFANSVIIAVVTSLSVVLFSTLAGYSFAKLRFRCRGPLLVFVIATMAVPTQLGVIPMFILMSDLGWIGKLQAVIVPALVTAFGVFWMTQYLSESLPYELIEAARVDGASMFRTFWSIALPAARPAAAMLGLFTFVQQWTNFFWPSIVLNQENPTLPLVVRSLQANYFVDYSLVMAGVFLVTLPLIVLFIFTGRQLVAGIMQGAVKG; from the coding sequence ATGAGCTCGATCCCCGTCGTCGCGCAGACCGCCGGAGCGGGTGCCGCCCGCGCCGCCGCCCGACGCCCGAACCGCCGCCCCGTCCGCAAGGGCACGGGCGGTCACACCCGCCGACCGGGCTGGGTCACCTACACGTTCCTCGGCCTCGTGCTGCTGATCTCGATCTTCCCGCTGTACTTCACGCTCATCCTGGGCTCGTCGACCCCGGCCGAGATCTCCAAGGCCGCGCTGCCGCAGCTCCTGCCCGACGCGAGCCTGTTCACGCAGTTCGCCGAGGTCATCGGGTCGAGCGCGATCAACTTCTGGAAAGCGTTCGCGAACTCGGTGATCATCGCGGTCGTCACGTCGCTGTCCGTGGTCCTGTTCTCGACGCTCGCGGGCTACTCGTTCGCCAAGCTCCGGTTCCGTTGCCGCGGCCCCCTGCTGGTCTTCGTCATCGCGACCATGGCCGTGCCGACCCAGCTCGGCGTGATCCCCATGTTCATCCTCATGTCCGACCTCGGGTGGATCGGCAAGCTGCAGGCCGTGATCGTGCCCGCGCTCGTCACCGCGTTCGGCGTGTTCTGGATGACGCAGTACCTGTCGGAGTCGCTGCCGTACGAGCTCATCGAGGCCGCACGCGTCGACGGCGCGTCGATGTTCCGGACCTTCTGGTCGATCGCCCTGCCTGCGGCGCGACCGGCAGCCGCGATGCTCGGGCTGTTCACGTTCGTCCAGCAGTGGACGAACTTCTTCTGGCCGTCCATCGTGTTGAACCAGGAGAACCCGACGCTGCCGCTCGTGGTGCGGTCGCTGCAGGCGAACTACTTCGTGGACTACTCGCTCGTCATGGCGGGCGTGTTCCTCGTGACGCTGCCGCTCATCGTGCTGTTCATCTTCACCGGTCGCCAGCTGGTCGCCGGCATCATGCAAGGAGCTGTCAAGGGATGA
- a CDS encoding IS5 family transposase (programmed frameshift), producing the protein MLQSALVDRGRELSDEQWAVIGPLMPKVSGRSRPWRDHRQVVEGIVHRYRTGVAWCDLPERFGPWQTAWKRHARFSRDGTWDKILTALQARADANGGIDWQVSVDSTINRAHQHAATLPRTTGALANHKNPERREPADHALGRSRGGLSTKIHAAVDGNGRPLAVLVGPGQGGDAPMCLPLLNSIRVPRAGAGRLRTTPDAVLGDRAYSSRAIRTELRRRGIIAVIPEPRDQQSHRRRRGSLGGRPVTYDPVTYRGRNTVERFFNRIKQWRALATRYDKHAVIFRGAVIVAAILIWVPAP; encoded by the exons ATGTTGCAGAGTGCGCTCGTGGATCGTGGTCGCGAGTTGTCGGACGAGCAGTGGGCAGTGATCGGCCCGTTGATGCCGAAGGTGTCGGGCCGCTCACGCCCATGGCGTGACCATCGTCAGGTCGTCGAGGGGATCGTTCACCGGTATCGGACCGGGGTCGCATGGTGTGATCTTCCCGAGCGATTCGGCCCGTGGCAGACCGCGTGGAAGCGCCACGCCCGGTTCTCCCGCGACGGGACCTGGGACAAGATCCTGACGGCCTTGCAGGCTCGCGCGGACGCGAACGGTGGTATCGACTGGCAGGTGAGCGTGGACTCCACAATCAACCGGGCGCACCAGCACGCCGCGACCTTGCCCAGGACCACA GGGGCACTGGCGAATCACAAGAATCCGGAACGGCGCGAACCGGCTGACCACGCGTTGGGTCGCTCTCGGGGCGGGTTGTCGACGAAGATCCACGCCGCGGTCGACGGCAACGGGCGACCGCTCGCAGTGCTCGTGGGACCAGGCCAGGGCGGCGACGCGCCGATGTGCCTGCCCCTGCTCAACTCGATCCGCGTTCCACGAGCAGGAGCCGGGCGCCTGCGCACCACCCCCGACGCCGTGTTGGGCGACAGGGCGTACTCCTCGCGCGCGATCCGGACCGAGCTGCGCCGGCGCGGCATCATCGCGGTCATCCCCGAACCCCGCGACCAGCAGTCCCACCGGCGCCGGCGCGGGTCACTCGGCGGACGCCCTGTGACCTACGACCCCGTCACCTACCGGGGCCGCAACACGGTCGAGCGGTTCTTCAACCGCATCAAGCAATGGCGAGCACTCGCGACCCGCTACGACAAGCACGCCGTGATCTTCCGCGGCGCCGTCATCGTCGCAGCGATCCTGATTTGGGTGCCCGCGCCCTGA
- a CDS encoding GH1 family beta-glucosidase: protein MTEIITPRHLGATDRVEFPQGFLWGAATAAFQIEGAAHTDGREDSVWDTFCRVPGAVLGGDDGEVACDHYHRYREDVALLSGLNLDTYRFSSSWARVQPGGGAVNQKGLDFYSRLVDELLAKDLLPWITLYHWDLPQAIEDQGGWTNRDTAYRFADYAVTMHEALGDRVGVWTTLNEPWCSAFLGYTGGVHAPGRQSRPDGLAAAHHLLLGHGLAVQALRERAPEANLGITLNFTVADPLDPTDPGDVDAARRIDGQFNRIFLDPVITGEYPADVLADVEEYGFAAHVQEGDLAIISSPIDALGVNYYHGELVSSRPASTTLDGSAPVERPSSSPYPAADGVFNHPRGLPVTDQNWEVQPEGLTRLLNRLQADYTGPAGVPLYITENGCAYDDVVEADGSVDDQNRLEFFDAHLRAVKDAIDDGADVRGYFAWSLLDNFEWSWGYSKRFGIVRVDYETQERTVKASGHWFAQVASQNAVPARP from the coding sequence ATGACCGAGATCATCACCCCCCGCCACCTGGGCGCCACCGACCGTGTCGAGTTCCCCCAGGGCTTTCTCTGGGGCGCCGCGACCGCCGCGTTCCAGATCGAGGGGGCCGCGCACACCGACGGCCGCGAGGACTCCGTCTGGGACACGTTCTGCCGCGTGCCGGGGGCCGTCCTGGGCGGCGACGACGGCGAGGTCGCGTGCGACCACTACCACCGCTACCGCGAGGACGTCGCGCTCCTGTCCGGCCTGAACCTGGACACGTACCGGTTCTCGTCGTCCTGGGCCCGCGTCCAGCCGGGCGGCGGAGCCGTCAACCAGAAGGGGCTGGACTTCTACTCCCGCCTGGTCGACGAGCTGCTCGCCAAGGACCTGCTGCCCTGGATCACGCTCTACCACTGGGACCTGCCGCAGGCGATCGAGGACCAGGGCGGGTGGACGAACCGCGACACGGCCTACCGCTTCGCGGACTACGCCGTGACGATGCACGAGGCGCTCGGCGACCGCGTGGGGGTCTGGACGACCCTCAACGAGCCCTGGTGCTCGGCGTTCCTCGGGTACACGGGCGGTGTCCACGCCCCGGGCCGTCAGAGCCGCCCCGACGGCCTCGCCGCGGCGCACCACCTCCTGCTCGGCCACGGTCTCGCGGTGCAGGCGCTGCGCGAGCGGGCCCCCGAGGCGAACCTGGGGATCACGCTCAACTTCACGGTCGCCGACCCCCTCGACCCGACCGACCCGGGCGACGTCGACGCGGCCCGTCGCATCGACGGCCAGTTCAACCGGATCTTCCTCGACCCTGTCATCACGGGCGAGTACCCGGCCGACGTCCTGGCCGACGTCGAGGAGTACGGCTTCGCGGCGCACGTCCAGGAGGGCGACCTCGCGATCATCTCGTCGCCCATCGACGCGCTCGGCGTGAACTACTACCACGGCGAGCTGGTCTCCTCGCGGCCCGCGTCGACCACGCTGGACGGCTCCGCGCCGGTCGAGCGCCCGTCGTCGAGCCCGTACCCCGCGGCCGACGGCGTGTTCAACCACCCGCGCGGCCTGCCCGTCACGGACCAGAACTGGGAGGTCCAGCCGGAGGGCCTCACGCGCCTGCTCAACCGTCTCCAGGCGGACTACACGGGTCCCGCGGGCGTGCCGCTCTACATCACCGAGAACGGCTGCGCCTACGACGACGTCGTGGAGGCCGACGGGTCGGTCGACGACCAGAACCGGCTCGAGTTCTTCGACGCCCACCTGCGGGCCGTCAAGGACGCGATCGACGACGGCGCCGACGTCCGCGGCTACTTCGCGTGGTCGCTCCTGGACAACTTCGAGTGGTCCTGGGGGTACTCCAAGCGCTTCGGGATCGTCCGGGTCGACTACGAGACCCAGGAGCGCACCGTCAAGGCGAGCGGGCACTGGTTCGCCCAGGTCGCGTCCCAGAACGCGGTTCCCGCCCGCCCCTGA
- a CDS encoding anaerobic ribonucleoside-triphosphate reductase activating protein → MTATASAPPGSAPPYAPSPLPAAHRTIDVARSADEHLERSPTGADPVSPARPGSGSCDARVLTPLVIAGLTTFSTVDWPGRLVATVFLQGCPWRCTYCHTPDLVTSAPRGAEGTIPWPDVVTFLAKREGLLDGVVFSGGEPTLHAALPAAIADVRELGFGVGLHTGGALPARLEHVLPLVDWVGLDIKDLPDEYARVTGAGPSGEAAYRSLAALQSSGVAYEVRTTVDPTVHSREDVLELCGQLSALGVRGHVLQEARPVGTSPEYAAALAGRRLSDVLHDDDLPLTRRRT, encoded by the coding sequence TTGACCGCCACCGCGAGCGCTCCCCCGGGCTCGGCACCCCCGTACGCACCGTCACCGCTTCCTGCCGCGCACCGGACGATCGACGTGGCACGCTCGGCCGACGAGCACCTCGAACGCTCGCCCACGGGGGCCGATCCCGTGTCCCCGGCGCGGCCCGGCAGCGGGTCGTGCGATGCGCGCGTGCTCACGCCCCTGGTGATCGCGGGCCTGACCACGTTCTCGACCGTCGACTGGCCGGGCCGGCTCGTCGCGACGGTCTTCCTCCAGGGCTGCCCGTGGCGCTGCACGTACTGCCACACCCCGGATCTGGTCACCTCCGCGCCCCGCGGGGCGGAGGGGACGATCCCCTGGCCCGACGTCGTCACCTTCCTCGCGAAGCGAGAGGGACTCCTGGACGGGGTCGTCTTCTCGGGCGGCGAACCGACCCTCCACGCCGCTCTCCCGGCGGCGATCGCCGACGTACGCGAGCTGGGCTTCGGCGTCGGGCTGCACACCGGGGGCGCGTTGCCCGCGCGGCTCGAGCACGTCCTGCCCCTCGTCGACTGGGTGGGCCTCGACATCAAGGACCTGCCCGACGAGTACGCGCGCGTGACGGGGGCAGGGCCGTCGGGCGAGGCGGCCTACCGCTCGCTCGCTGCCTTGCAGAGCTCGGGGGTCGCGTACGAGGTGCGCACCACGGTCGACCCCACCGTCCATTCGCGCGAGGACGTCCTCGAGCTCTGCGGGCAGCTCTCCGCGCTGGGGGTGCGCGGCCACGTGCTCCAGGAGGCACGCCCGGTGGGGACCAGCCCGGAGTACGCTGCGGCCCTCGCCGGACGGCGGCTGTCCGACGTGCTGCACGACGACGACCTCCCCCTGACCCGGCGGCGCACCTGA
- a CDS encoding carbohydrate ABC transporter permease, translating into MSVLTPTQPNQGLDGPAPRPQRRVGFSQRLGRWDVKLSPYLYISPFFILFAITGLFPLVYTAFVSVHEWNLLGGQGDFVGLQNFSDVLAQPTFWKSLRNTFSIFLLSSVPQVMCAIIIAALLDQNLRAATFWRMGVLLPYVVAPVAVGLIFGRLFADQYGLINGLLGVIGIEPIRWHADALASHVAIASMVNFRWTGYNALIFLAAMQAVPRELYEAAIIDGAGRVRQFFSVTVPQIRATIIFVIITSTIGGLQIFDEPRTYDAQGLGGADRQWMTTVLYLYDVAWGNQKNFGRAAAIAWILFIIILLIGLVNFAITRSISTSGPSTKAPRAVQRARRKAAAAALRAQNASSPRGGSSARRPSAPTSAPNDRKKR; encoded by the coding sequence ATGAGCGTCCTCACTCCCACCCAGCCCAACCAGGGCCTCGACGGACCGGCACCCCGCCCCCAGCGGCGCGTCGGCTTCTCCCAGCGCCTCGGCCGCTGGGACGTCAAGCTCTCCCCCTACCTCTACATCTCCCCGTTCTTCATCCTCTTCGCGATCACCGGGCTCTTCCCGCTCGTCTACACGGCCTTCGTGTCGGTCCACGAGTGGAACCTGCTGGGCGGACAGGGGGACTTCGTCGGTCTCCAGAACTTCTCCGACGTGCTCGCGCAGCCCACCTTCTGGAAGTCGCTGCGCAACACCTTCTCGATCTTCCTGCTCTCCTCCGTGCCCCAGGTCATGTGCGCGATCATCATCGCGGCGCTGCTCGACCAGAACCTGCGCGCGGCGACCTTCTGGCGCATGGGCGTCCTGCTCCCCTACGTCGTGGCCCCTGTCGCGGTCGGCCTCATCTTCGGCCGCCTGTTCGCCGACCAGTACGGCCTCATCAACGGGCTGCTCGGCGTGATCGGGATCGAACCGATCCGCTGGCACGCCGACGCCCTCGCGAGCCATGTCGCGATCGCCTCGATGGTCAACTTCCGCTGGACCGGCTACAACGCGCTCATCTTCCTCGCCGCGATGCAGGCCGTCCCGCGCGAGCTCTACGAGGCCGCGATCATCGACGGCGCGGGCCGCGTGCGGCAGTTCTTCTCCGTGACCGTGCCCCAGATCCGCGCCACGATCATCTTCGTCATCATCACCTCGACCATCGGCGGGCTGCAGATCTTCGACGAGCCGCGCACCTACGACGCGCAGGGCCTCGGTGGCGCCGACCGCCAGTGGATGACGACGGTCCTGTACCTGTACGACGTCGCGTGGGGCAACCAGAAGAACTTCGGTCGTGCCGCGGCGATCGCCTGGATCCTGTTCATCATCATCCTGCTCATCGGGCTCGTGAACTTCGCGATCACCCGCAGCATCTCGACGTCGGGACCCAGCACCAAGGCACCCCGTGCCGTCCAGCGCGCCCGGCGCAAGGCCGCTGCCGCCGCCCTGCGCGCCCAGAACGCGTCCAGCCCGCGCGGAGGCTCCTCCGCCCGCCGACCCAGCGCGCCCACGAGCGCACCCAACGATCGGAAGAAGCGATGA
- a CDS encoding LacI family DNA-binding transcriptional regulator: MSTLSTAPTLDEVAQTAGVSRSTASRAINGGLRVSPEAQAAVDAAVAQLGYTPNRAARSLVTRRTDSIALVVPEPDERILTDPFLSGTLRGVSAALAPTDLQLVLLIARPDEHAGRIVRYLRSGHVDGAIITSHHREDDLEGAVLASPLPAVFVGRPFTAMDDLVYVDVDNVEGGRIATQRLIDGGYRRIATISGPQDMTAGVDRLMGWRKALRAAGLPDDVIASGDFAAAGGAAAMEELLDRHPDLDAVFAASDLMAEGALRVLRARGKSVPGDVAVVGFDNLGVAGATSPALTTVQNPVVEMVKAATGMLLDLIAGHPVSRSPRVFSPELIRGASD, from the coding sequence ATGAGCACCCTGAGTACCGCGCCGACCCTGGACGAGGTCGCACAGACGGCCGGCGTGTCCCGCTCGACGGCGTCCCGCGCCATCAACGGCGGCCTGCGCGTCTCCCCCGAGGCGCAGGCCGCCGTGGACGCGGCCGTCGCCCAGCTCGGGTACACCCCGAACCGCGCGGCCCGGTCCCTCGTGACCCGGCGCACCGACTCGATCGCGCTCGTCGTCCCCGAACCCGACGAGCGCATCCTCACGGACCCGTTCCTGTCGGGGACGCTGCGCGGGGTCAGCGCGGCGCTCGCACCCACGGACCTGCAGCTCGTGCTGCTCATCGCCCGGCCCGACGAGCACGCGGGCCGCATCGTGCGGTACCTGCGCAGCGGTCACGTGGACGGCGCGATCATCACGTCGCACCACCGCGAGGACGACCTCGAGGGCGCGGTGCTCGCGTCCCCCCTCCCCGCGGTCTTCGTCGGCCGCCCCTTCACCGCGATGGACGACCTGGTCTACGTCGACGTCGACAACGTCGAGGGCGGGCGCATCGCGACCCAGCGCCTGATCGACGGCGGCTACCGCCGCATCGCGACGATCAGCGGCCCCCAGGACATGACGGCGGGCGTGGACCGCCTCATGGGGTGGCGCAAGGCGCTGCGCGCGGCGGGCCTGCCCGACGACGTGATCGCCTCGGGGGACTTCGCCGCGGCCGGCGGGGCGGCGGCCATGGAGGAGCTCCTGGACCGCCACCCGGACCTCGACGCGGTCTTCGCCGCCTCGGACCTCATGGCCGAGGGCGCGCTGCGCGTCCTGCGCGCACGGGGCAAGTCCGTGCCGGGCGACGTGGCCGTCGTCGGCTTCGACAACCTCGGTGTCGCCGGGGCGACCAGCCCGGCGCTGACGACCGTGCAGAACCCCGTCGTGGAGATGGTCAAGGCCGCGACCGGGATGCTGCTCGACCTCATCGCCGGCCACCCCGTCTCGCGGTCGCCCCGCGTCTTCTCCCCCGAGCTCATCCGCGGGGCGTCGGACTGA